Proteins from one Hyperolius riggenbachi isolate aHypRig1 chromosome 2, aHypRig1.pri, whole genome shotgun sequence genomic window:
- the LOC137546726 gene encoding gastricsin-like isoform X2, whose protein sequence is MKSIRETMQEKGVLEDFMKTHVKEPAIKYNLHRPDNFGVVYEPMYLNNYYFGEISIGTPPQNFLVAFDTGSSNLWVASSYCQSQACTNHPLFNPSQSSTYTSNNQQFSMWYGSGSMTGVLGYDTVTVQGLSIQNQEIGLSVTEPSSFFYYAKFDGIFGMAYQSLSAQQATTAVQGLIQQNLIPQPVFSFYLTSQSGEVILGGVDSSLYSGQIYWTPVTEQIYWQIGIEAFSVNGQATGWCSQGCQGIVDTGTPLLTIPQQYLSTLLQTLGAQEGQNGQYYVNCNNVQNLPPISFTISGTQFSIPPSGYILQINGYCVVGFESTYLPSRNGQPLWILGDVFLRQYYSVYDFGNNQVGFAAMA, encoded by the exons ATGAAATCCATCCGAGAAACCATGCAAGAAAAAGGAGTTCTGGAAGACTTTATGAAAACCCACGTTAAAGAACCAGCCATAAAATACAACTTACACAGGCCAGACAACTTTGGAGTAGTTTATGAACCCATGTATTTAAAT AACTATTATTTTGGTGAAATCAGCATTGGAACCCCACCCCAGAACTTCCTGGTTGCCTTTGATACTGGTTCCTCCAATCTTTGGGTGGCTTCTTCATACTGTCAAAGTCAAGCTTGCA CCAACCATCCCTTGTTCAATCCTTCACAATCCTCTACATACACTTCCAATAATCAACAGTTTTCCATGTGGTATGGCAGTGGAAGTATGACCGGAGTGCTGGGTTATGACACAGTAACT GTACAAGGGCTCTCCATTCAAAACCAGGAGATTGGTCTAAGTGTCACTGAACCAAGCAGCTTCTTTTATTATGCCAAGTTTGATGGTATTTTTGGAATGGCCTACCAATCACTGTCAGCACAACAAGCTACAACTGCTGTACAGGGTTTAATACAACAAAATCTCATTCCTCAGCCCGTATTCAGCTTCTACCTCACTAG CCAATCTGGAGAAGTGATACTTGGAGGAGTGGACAGCAGTTTATATTCAGGCCAAATATACTGGACTCCAGTAACTGAACAGATCTACTGGCAGATTGGTATTGAAGC ATTCTCTGTCAATGGACAAGCAACCGGCTGGTGCAGTCAGGGCTGCCAGGGCATTGTGGATACAGGAACCCCTCTCCTCACTATTCCACAGCAGTACCTCAGCACTCTCCTACAGACTCTTGGTGCTCAGGAGGGGCAAAATGGCCAG TATTATGTAAACTGCAACAACGTGCAGAATCTGCCACCCATCAGTTTCACCATCAGTGGCACTCAGTTCTCCATTCCTCCTTCAGGATACATACTACAG ATTAATGGATATTGTGTTGTTGGTTTCGAGTCAACATATCTGCCTTCTCGAAATGGTCAGCCTCTTTGGATACTGGGAGATGTGTTCCTTCGTCAGTACTATTCAGTTTATGACTTTGGCAATAACCAAGTTGGTTTTGCTGCCATGGCTTAG
- the LOC137546726 gene encoding gastricsin-like isoform X1, translated as MKLLIFAFLCLNLSDGLVRVPLKKMKSIRETMQEKGVLEDFMKTHVKEPAIKYNLHRPDNFGVVYEPMYLNNYYFGEISIGTPPQNFLVAFDTGSSNLWVASSYCQSQACTNHPLFNPSQSSTYTSNNQQFSMWYGSGSMTGVLGYDTVTVQGLSIQNQEIGLSVTEPSSFFYYAKFDGIFGMAYQSLSAQQATTAVQGLIQQNLIPQPVFSFYLTSQSGEVILGGVDSSLYSGQIYWTPVTEQIYWQIGIEAFSVNGQATGWCSQGCQGIVDTGTPLLTIPQQYLSTLLQTLGAQEGQNGQYYVNCNNVQNLPPISFTISGTQFSIPPSGYILQINGYCVVGFESTYLPSRNGQPLWILGDVFLRQYYSVYDFGNNQVGFAAMA; from the exons AGTCCCTCTGAAAAAAATGAAATCCATCCGAGAAACCATGCAAGAAAAAGGAGTTCTGGAAGACTTTATGAAAACCCACGTTAAAGAACCAGCCATAAAATACAACTTACACAGGCCAGACAACTTTGGAGTAGTTTATGAACCCATGTATTTAAAT AACTATTATTTTGGTGAAATCAGCATTGGAACCCCACCCCAGAACTTCCTGGTTGCCTTTGATACTGGTTCCTCCAATCTTTGGGTGGCTTCTTCATACTGTCAAAGTCAAGCTTGCA CCAACCATCCCTTGTTCAATCCTTCACAATCCTCTACATACACTTCCAATAATCAACAGTTTTCCATGTGGTATGGCAGTGGAAGTATGACCGGAGTGCTGGGTTATGACACAGTAACT GTACAAGGGCTCTCCATTCAAAACCAGGAGATTGGTCTAAGTGTCACTGAACCAAGCAGCTTCTTTTATTATGCCAAGTTTGATGGTATTTTTGGAATGGCCTACCAATCACTGTCAGCACAACAAGCTACAACTGCTGTACAGGGTTTAATACAACAAAATCTCATTCCTCAGCCCGTATTCAGCTTCTACCTCACTAG CCAATCTGGAGAAGTGATACTTGGAGGAGTGGACAGCAGTTTATATTCAGGCCAAATATACTGGACTCCAGTAACTGAACAGATCTACTGGCAGATTGGTATTGAAGC ATTCTCTGTCAATGGACAAGCAACCGGCTGGTGCAGTCAGGGCTGCCAGGGCATTGTGGATACAGGAACCCCTCTCCTCACTATTCCACAGCAGTACCTCAGCACTCTCCTACAGACTCTTGGTGCTCAGGAGGGGCAAAATGGCCAG TATTATGTAAACTGCAACAACGTGCAGAATCTGCCACCCATCAGTTTCACCATCAGTGGCACTCAGTTCTCCATTCCTCCTTCAGGATACATACTACAG ATTAATGGATATTGTGTTGTTGGTTTCGAGTCAACATATCTGCCTTCTCGAAATGGTCAGCCTCTTTGGATACTGGGAGATGTGTTCCTTCGTCAGTACTATTCAGTTTATGACTTTGGCAATAACCAAGTTGGTTTTGCTGCCATGGCTTAG